One window of the Gordonia westfalica genome contains the following:
- a CDS encoding adenylate/guanylate cyclase domain-containing protein — protein MLARRGSRDYGSILLGSVEETGIKQRIRIQTLLTTSIVVANIFGAVVAAALAAVGIPQPTVFTAELWWVNYIVVPVYILAAFVVGIGWGTVVGVRNLRWAIRDEVPSKRDARRTMRLPWRLSLVQGLLWAGATVMLTIMYGLVDPQLIPKTLFVVGMSGVVVVAIAYLFIDFTLRPIVAELISAGFHRRKRTGVKSRAVVSWMVGSAIPIIGILLVVAFGVARDETSKLDLFVGVTVLGLTALFTGLLLTLLSSMSITGPISSVRAGMNRVTSGDLDNADLVVYDGTELGDLQVGFNSMVAGLRERDRMRDLFGRHVGREVAEAALSSDPELGGTERVAAALFVDVIGSTTLAAQRRPTEVVEILNKFFAVIVRAVESNDGLVNKFEGDAVLAIFGAPIELDDPAGAALAAARRIVADLAVEVPELAAGVGVSYGSVVAGNVGAIERFEYTVIGDPVNESARLSELAKRDPASPLASGRAVEAADPAEAGHWQQLETLSLRGRTAETVVYAAAAGEETTTAETALG, from the coding sequence ATGCTTGCGAGGCGGGGGAGCCGCGACTACGGGTCGATCCTGCTCGGCTCTGTCGAGGAAACCGGGATCAAGCAGCGCATTCGGATCCAGACGTTGCTGACCACGTCGATCGTCGTGGCGAACATCTTCGGCGCGGTGGTCGCGGCGGCGCTCGCCGCGGTCGGAATCCCGCAGCCGACCGTGTTCACCGCCGAACTGTGGTGGGTCAACTACATCGTGGTGCCGGTCTACATCCTGGCGGCGTTCGTGGTCGGGATCGGTTGGGGCACCGTCGTGGGCGTCCGGAATCTCCGGTGGGCCATTCGCGACGAGGTCCCGTCCAAACGCGACGCGCGCCGGACCATGCGTCTGCCGTGGCGGCTGTCGCTGGTGCAGGGTCTGCTGTGGGCGGGCGCCACGGTGATGCTGACGATCATGTACGGCCTCGTCGATCCGCAGCTGATCCCCAAGACGCTGTTCGTCGTCGGCATGAGCGGCGTGGTCGTGGTGGCGATCGCCTACCTGTTCATCGACTTCACTCTGCGACCCATTGTGGCCGAACTGATCTCGGCCGGATTCCACCGGCGGAAACGAACGGGTGTGAAGTCTCGGGCGGTGGTCTCGTGGATGGTCGGGTCGGCGATCCCGATCATCGGCATCCTGCTGGTCGTGGCGTTCGGGGTGGCGCGGGACGAGACCTCCAAACTCGACCTGTTCGTCGGGGTGACGGTCCTGGGGCTCACGGCACTCTTCACCGGACTGCTGCTGACGCTGCTCTCGTCGATGAGCATCACCGGCCCGATCAGTTCGGTACGTGCCGGGATGAATCGCGTGACGTCCGGCGACCTGGACAACGCAGATCTCGTCGTCTACGACGGCACCGAACTGGGTGACCTCCAGGTGGGTTTCAACTCGATGGTCGCGGGCCTGCGGGAACGAGACCGGATGCGCGACCTGTTCGGCCGGCACGTGGGCCGCGAGGTCGCGGAGGCGGCGTTGTCGTCGGACCCCGAGCTCGGCGGCACCGAACGCGTGGCCGCGGCCTTGTTCGTCGACGTCATCGGTTCGACGACCCTTGCGGCGCAACGCCGTCCGACCGAGGTCGTGGAGATCCTCAACAAGTTCTTCGCGGTCATCGTCCGGGCCGTCGAGAGCAACGACGGACTGGTCAACAAATTCGAGGGCGATGCGGTGCTCGCTATCTTCGGTGCGCCCATCGAACTCGACGACCCGGCCGGCGCCGCCCTGGCGGCGGCGCGGCGCATCGTTGCCGACCTCGCGGTCGAGGTGCCGGAACTGGCCGCGGGCGTGGGGGTGAGTTACGGGTCCGTCGTCGCCGGAAATGTCGGCGCCATCGAACGTTTCGAGTACACGGTGATCGGTGACCCGGTGAACGAGAGCGCCCGGTTGTCCGAACTCGCCAAGCGGGACCCGGCGAGCCCGCTCGCCTCGGGGCGTGCGGTCGAGGCTGCCGACCCGGCCGAGGCAGGCCACTGGCAGCAACTGGAGACGCTGTCGTTGCGCGGCCGGACGGCCGAGACGGTCGTCTACGCGGCCGCCGCCGGGGAGGAGACGACGACCGCGGAGACGGCGCTCGGGTAG
- a CDS encoding Na+/H+ antiporter, with the protein MGASLLLVAVVAVGIAALCRRYGLSSPLVLVTVGLAAGWIPNLPAPELDPELVLFLILPPLLYSAAQESSYQAIRANWRAIGMLAVGLPLATTLVVGIVAHLTVPNLPLSAALVLGAVVAPPDAVSAQAIGRRLGLPRRVMTLLGGESLLNDATALTAFRIALGAAVGLTTSLGQGLLTFAIAAIGGLVVGLVFGMAVSWVRVWLTDPPMETAIGILVPFGTYFVAEQLHCSGVIAVVTAGLFLGQRSVRLGYATRLQDEAVRKSIDVILEAFVFFLIGLQMPFIIEGVEGESWVQVGIDAAAVLTATILIRFIWVYPAAYLPRLFVRRIREHEPLPPPSSVFIVSWAGMRGVVSLAAAFGIPLMTEAHEPFPARAEILFLTFVVVVGTLLIQGTTLPWVVRTLGVTGDDRAQDRLAYAAAQDRASREAEHRLDEIAADLADDDPRRMQVVLMRKWITSQRNVAWEELGRGPEAIGESPTAAGSRIRTELLHLQRAVFIEERDAGRIDDEVLRIALRRLDFAEGQGDRDV; encoded by the coding sequence CCGGGTGGATTCCCAACCTGCCGGCGCCCGAACTCGACCCGGAACTCGTGCTCTTCCTGATCCTGCCGCCGCTTCTCTACTCGGCCGCGCAGGAGAGCTCCTACCAGGCGATCCGCGCCAACTGGCGCGCCATCGGCATGCTCGCGGTCGGATTGCCGCTGGCAACGACCCTCGTGGTCGGGATCGTCGCCCACCTCACCGTGCCCAACCTCCCGCTGTCCGCGGCGCTCGTCCTCGGTGCCGTCGTCGCCCCGCCCGATGCGGTGTCCGCGCAGGCGATCGGCCGCCGCCTCGGACTCCCCCGCCGGGTCATGACGCTGCTCGGCGGCGAGAGTCTCCTCAACGACGCCACAGCCCTCACCGCGTTCCGGATCGCGCTTGGCGCCGCGGTCGGCCTGACCACCTCCCTGGGACAGGGCCTGCTGACCTTCGCGATCGCGGCGATCGGCGGACTCGTGGTCGGGCTCGTCTTCGGCATGGCGGTCTCGTGGGTGCGGGTCTGGCTGACCGACCCGCCGATGGAGACCGCCATCGGGATCCTGGTGCCCTTCGGCACCTACTTCGTCGCCGAACAACTGCACTGCTCGGGCGTCATCGCGGTGGTCACCGCCGGCCTGTTCCTCGGTCAGCGTTCCGTGCGCCTCGGCTACGCGACCCGACTGCAGGACGAGGCCGTACGCAAGTCGATCGACGTCATTCTCGAGGCCTTCGTCTTCTTCCTCATCGGCCTTCAGATGCCGTTCATCATCGAGGGCGTCGAGGGCGAGTCCTGGGTTCAGGTCGGCATCGACGCCGCGGCGGTGCTCACGGCCACGATCCTGATCCGGTTCATCTGGGTCTACCCGGCGGCATACCTACCACGCCTGTTCGTCCGCCGGATTCGCGAACACGAACCCCTCCCGCCGCCGTCATCGGTGTTCATCGTGTCGTGGGCGGGAATGCGCGGGGTGGTCTCACTCGCCGCCGCGTTCGGTATCCCGTTGATGACCGAGGCGCACGAACCGTTCCCGGCACGCGCGGAGATCCTGTTCCTCACGTTCGTCGTCGTGGTGGGCACGCTGCTGATCCAGGGCACCACGCTGCCCTGGGTGGTCCGGACGCTCGGCGTCACCGGCGACGATCGCGCGCAGGACCGACTCGCGTACGCCGCCGCGCAGGACCGGGCCTCACGAGAAGCGGAGCACCGACTCGACGAGATCGCCGCCGACCTGGCCGACGACGATCCCCGCCGCATGCAGGTGGTCCTGATGCGCAAGTGGATCACCTCCCAGCGCAACGTGGCGTGGGAGGAACTCGGCCGCGGCCCCGAGGCGATCGGCGAGAGTCCCACGGCCGCGGGCTCGCGGATACGCACCGAACTCCTGCACCTGCAACGCGCCGTGTTCATCGAAGAACGCGACGCCGGGCGCATCGACGACGAGGTCCTCCGTATCGCGCTCCGCCGCCTGGACTTCGCGGAGGGACAGGGCGACCGCGACGTGTGA